Proteins encoded together in one Camelina sativa cultivar DH55 chromosome 9, Cs, whole genome shotgun sequence window:
- the LOC104715431 gene encoding uncharacterized protein LOC104715431 produces the protein MTRLLLDLITLEKQVGNSRGKSLSEKGKENVLTEFKKEFPLTLNWNKIKNRLDTLKRQYELYPSKLRSHPLRFIPLLHVVFRDETVVVEESWQPRHGVNRHAPLVDVSETERTNKEDEREDMMHENEPHHMETEDPDWMSQIPRENSANPNSEAEPSFASKETSSMHTQEKISQNRKRKQNPVDSTLDRIATTMEDRNDILEQMTNAKSKS, from the exons ATGACTCGTTTGTTATTAGATTTGATCACGCTAGAGAAACAAGTTGGAAATTCCAGAGGCAAAAGTTTGagtgagaaaggaaaagaaaacgttCTTACAGAATTTAAAAAGGAATTTCCACTAACCTTAAACTggaacaaaattaagaatagaCTTGATACTTTAAAGAGGCAATATGAACTGTATC CTTCGAAACTCCGGTCGCACCCACTGCGGTTTATACCGCTTCTTCATGTGGTCTTCCGAGATGAAACGGTTGTGGTGGAGGAGTCATGGCAACCAAGACATGGTGTAAATCGTCATGCTCCATTAGTTGACGTAAGTGAGACTGAACGTACAAACAAAGAAGACGAGAGAGAAGATATGATGCATGAGAACGAACCTCATCATATGGAAACAGAAGACCCAGATTGGATGTCACAAATTCCGAGGGAAAACTCTGCAAATCCAAATTCCGAGGCGGAACCATCATTTGCATCCAAAGAGACATCTTCTATGCACACTCAagagaaaataagtcaaaaccGAAAGCGTAAACAAAATCCAGTAGACTCGACGCTCGACCGTATTGCTACTACTATGGAAGACCGAAATGATATTCTGGAGCAAATGACAAATGCAAAGTCAAAATCTTAG